Proteins from one Patagioenas fasciata isolate bPatFas1 chromosome 6, bPatFas1.hap1, whole genome shotgun sequence genomic window:
- the LOC136103851 gene encoding protein FAM163A-like, whose amino-acid sequence MTAGTVVITGGILATVILLCIIAVLCYCRLQYYCCKKDDSDEEEEEEEEEEEEPDLPTHSHLGPCNACNSRVVDGQGSPRSELNHHGAHTYCPTCSPYASPFYIRTADMVRNGGERVTYTPTCYKEMGPPLNMAALQGYPVSRHGLLREGFPNPRAVSTEV is encoded by the exons ATGACAGCGGGAACTGTTGTTATCACCGGGGGAATCCTAGCGACAGTGATCCTACTGTGCATCATTGCCGTGCTCTGCTACTGTAGGCTACAG TACTACTGCTGCAAGAAAGATGACTccgatgaggaagaggaggaggaggaggaggaagaggaagagcccGACCTTCCCACGCACTCGCACCTCGGCCCGTGCAACGCCTGCAACTCCCGGGTGGTGGATGGCCAGGGCAGCCCCCGCAGTGAGCTCAACCACCACGGGGCTCACACCTACTGCCCGACCTGCTCCCCTTACGCCTCCCCCTTTTACATCCGAACTGCCGACATGGTGCGCAATGGCGGGGAGAGGGTCACCTACACCCCCACGTGCTACAAGGAGATGGGGCCGCCCCTCAACATGGCCGCCCTGCAAGGCTATCCGGTGAGCCGGCACGGCCTCCTCCGCGAGGGCTTCCCCAACCCGCGGGCTGTCAGTACGGAGGTGTAG